The sequence CGGCCGTGTGGTGGATGGTGTCTGTCTACGTCAGCGGACCGTTCGACCCGACGGGGCCATCGGCGGTCCGTTCGGCCGTACGGCCGCTTGGAACCTACCAGCTGGACTTCGTGATGCCCGGAAGCTCGCCGCGGTGGGCCATGTCACGGAAGCGCACGCGGGAGATGCCGAACTTCGACAGGTTGCCGCGGGGGCGACCGTCGATGCCGTCGCGCTGGCGGACGCGGACGGGCGAGGCGTCGCGCGGGAGGCGCTGGATGCCGGCGCGGGCCGCCTCGCGGCTCTCGTCGGTGCCGTTCGGGTCCACGAGGGCCTTCTTCAGCTCGAGGCGCTTCGCGGCGTACCGCTCGACGATGACCTTGCGCTGCTCGTTGCGGGCGATCTTGCTCTTCTTGGCCATGGTTAGCGCTCCTCGCGGAAGTCGACGTGCTTGCGGACGACCGGGTCGTACTTCTTCAGCACGAGGCGGTCGGGGTTGTTGCGGCGGTTCTTGCGGGTCACGTACGTGTACCCGGTGCCAGCCGTCGAGCGGAGCTTGATGATCGGACGGACGTCCTGCTGCTTGGCCATTAGATCTTCACCCCACGACCGAGGAGGTCCTTGACGACGGACTCGATGCCGCGGGCGTCGATGACCTTGATGCCCTTCGCGGAGAGCGTGAGCTTGACGTTGCGACGCAGCGAGGGGACGTAGTACGTCTTCTTCTGCACGTTCGG is a genomic window of Clavibacter capsici containing:
- the rpmG gene encoding 50S ribosomal protein L33; translation: MAKQQDVRPIIKLRSTAGTGYTYVTRKNRRNNPDRLVLKKYDPVVRKHVDFREER
- the rpsN gene encoding 30S ribosomal protein S14, which codes for MAKKSKIARNEQRKVIVERYAAKRLELKKALVDPNGTDESREAARAGIQRLPRDASPVRVRQRDGIDGRPRGNLSKFGISRVRFRDMAHRGELPGITKSSW
- the rpmB gene encoding 50S ribosomal protein L28; the encoded protein is MAATCQVTGAVPGFGHNISHSHRRTKRRFDPNVQKKTYYVPSLRRNVKLTLSAKGIKVIDARGIESVVKDLLGRGVKI